A genomic window from Litoreibacter janthinus includes:
- a CDS encoding transglycosylase domain-containing protein, translating to MSNSGRKKPPLVAEKRFNKAPSAKAKPKAKPKPRATKRKAASKKRGIIGWILFPFVWTVRLIWRLTWRITAVGAILLAAAVAYTYAQLPPVEQLLDGRTRGSVTLLDRENVVFAWRGDNFGGAIRAESVAPALKNAVVATEDKRFNWHLGISPRGIASAMRINMREGRKPWKGNGGSTLTQQTAKLLCLGVNFDPAKWKNETEYEADCRRTTLARKGKEALYALAMEAKYSKNDILSVYLNRAYLGGGARGFEAAAQVYFGKHAAQVSVPEAAMLAGLLKAPSVYSPTNDLQRAQDRAATVLKLMREQGYITSSDEAAANAAPATLSKAAQARAGGYFVDWVMDTAPDFLANDTTEDVIIRSTFDTRLQRAAEDALDYIFENKVREGSKAQAAIVVMSADGAVRAMVGGRQSKVSGAFNRAVQAKRQTGSAFKPFVYAAAMDLGFQYDSVVEDAKYCINIPGSGNWCPENYTRDFKGEMTLTDALAQSINTVAVKVSEEVGRDQVRAVAEEFGIDNELADGPALALGASESSLLEMTGAYAGILNGGRAVSPYGIRELRLKGDSDALIGQDGGFGERVITEDAARQLTYMMYRVVNDGTGRRAKLDDREVAGKTGTTSAAKDAWFIGFTAQYVVGVWMGYDDNTPLKGVTGGGLPADIWKETMTRVTAGLPAEPLPMIRPATPPRVTRPEPVQQQPRVAQSPRGNSQGQQNLENVTEQIIRDVGNLLGKLLGGN from the coding sequence ATGAGCAATTCCGGACGTAAAAAGCCGCCATTGGTGGCCGAAAAGCGCTTTAACAAGGCGCCATCAGCAAAGGCGAAGCCCAAGGCAAAGCCCAAGCCGCGCGCGACCAAACGCAAGGCCGCCTCCAAAAAGCGCGGCATCATCGGTTGGATTCTTTTTCCATTCGTCTGGACCGTTCGCCTGATCTGGCGCCTCACTTGGCGGATCACCGCCGTTGGGGCTATCCTGCTGGCAGCGGCAGTGGCCTACACCTATGCGCAGCTCCCGCCAGTGGAGCAACTGCTGGACGGCCGAACCCGGGGCTCCGTCACCCTTCTGGATCGGGAGAACGTCGTCTTCGCGTGGCGTGGTGACAATTTCGGCGGCGCCATCCGCGCTGAATCCGTCGCCCCTGCCCTGAAAAACGCCGTGGTCGCCACCGAGGACAAGCGATTCAACTGGCATTTGGGCATCTCTCCGCGCGGTATCGCTTCTGCGATGCGTATCAACATGCGCGAGGGCCGGAAACCGTGGAAGGGCAATGGCGGATCCACCCTGACACAGCAGACCGCCAAGCTCCTGTGTCTTGGTGTAAATTTTGATCCGGCCAAGTGGAAGAACGAGACTGAATACGAGGCCGATTGTCGCCGCACAACGCTCGCACGCAAGGGCAAGGAAGCGCTGTATGCGCTTGCGATGGAAGCCAAGTACTCCAAGAACGACATCCTATCGGTCTACCTGAACCGCGCCTATTTGGGCGGCGGGGCGCGCGGGTTCGAAGCCGCAGCACAGGTTTATTTCGGCAAACACGCCGCCCAAGTCAGCGTTCCCGAAGCGGCCATGCTTGCGGGACTGCTAAAGGCCCCGTCCGTGTATTCCCCCACCAACGATCTGCAACGCGCGCAGGATCGGGCGGCGACAGTCCTAAAACTGATGCGTGAGCAGGGGTACATCACTTCATCCGATGAAGCGGCCGCAAACGCGGCACCTGCAACCCTGTCGAAAGCAGCACAAGCCAGAGCCGGTGGCTACTTCGTTGACTGGGTCATGGACACAGCGCCTGACTTTTTGGCGAATGACACCACTGAAGACGTTATCATCCGGTCCACCTTCGACACGCGTCTGCAACGTGCCGCTGAGGACGCGCTGGATTACATATTTGAGAACAAGGTTCGCGAAGGGTCCAAAGCACAGGCCGCCATCGTAGTGATGTCCGCTGACGGGGCGGTGCGGGCCATGGTCGGCGGGCGCCAGTCCAAGGTTTCCGGTGCCTTCAACCGCGCGGTGCAGGCGAAGCGTCAAACGGGCTCTGCCTTCAAGCCGTTTGTTTACGCGGCCGCTATGGATCTGGGCTTCCAGTATGACTCGGTCGTCGAGGACGCGAAGTATTGCATTAACATTCCGGGTTCGGGCAATTGGTGTCCGGAAAACTACACCCGCGACTTCAAAGGCGAGATGACGCTGACCGACGCGCTGGCGCAGTCCATCAACACTGTCGCGGTGAAAGTGTCCGAAGAAGTTGGGCGCGACCAGGTTCGCGCTGTAGCTGAAGAATTCGGGATAGATAACGAACTCGCCGACGGTCCTGCGCTGGCGCTTGGCGCATCAGAAAGCAGCCTTCTGGAGATGACGGGGGCCTATGCTGGCATTCTGAACGGCGGGCGGGCTGTGTCCCCTTATGGCATCAGGGAACTTCGCCTGAAGGGGGATAGCGATGCGCTGATCGGTCAGGATGGCGGTTTTGGCGAGCGTGTTATTACCGAGGATGCTGCTCGGCAACTCACCTACATGATGTACCGTGTGGTCAATGACGGCACCGGACGCCGCGCCAAACTGGACGACCGCGAGGTCGCGGGCAAAACAGGCACCACCAGCGCTGCCAAGGACGCTTGGTTCATAGGCTTCACTGCGCAATATGTCGTCGGAGTCTGGATGGGCTATGACGACAACACCCCGCTAAAGGGTGTGACCGGCGGAGGATTGCCGGCGGACATCTGGAAAGAGACCATGACGCGGGTGACCGCAGGACTTCCCGCAGAGCCTTTGCCAATGATCCGCCCCGCAACACCGCCGCGCGTGACCCGTCCTGAGCCCGTGCAGCAGCAGCCCCGTGTAGCACAAAGCCCGCGTGGCAATTCTCAAGGTCAGCAGAATCTGGAAAATGTGACCGAGCAGATCATCCGTGACGTGGGCAATCTGCTCGGGAAACTGTTAGGCGGAAATTAG
- a CDS encoding MlaC/ttg2D family ABC transporter substrate-binding protein, with amino-acid sequence MNNTFSRRAFVASLAALTLPLPAFALSGSAAENLVESAVADINKIIASGKSESAILRDFQRVFERYADVNIIALTTLGPARRTASNAEVAAFVDAFKGYFTRKYGRRFNEFVGGQIIVEGSRSAKSNVEVQSTAKLRGSAPFKVTWLVSDKSGSPKIFNIVIEGVNTLTSERAEIGAMLDKRRGDIGALTADLKKLG; translated from the coding sequence ATGAATAATACTTTTTCTCGCCGTGCGTTTGTCGCAAGCCTTGCCGCACTGACGCTGCCACTTCCTGCCTTTGCCCTGTCGGGTTCTGCTGCTGAGAATCTGGTCGAAAGCGCTGTGGCTGACATCAACAAGATCATCGCTTCTGGCAAATCCGAAAGCGCGATACTGCGCGACTTCCAGCGTGTTTTCGAACGGTATGCGGACGTGAATATCATCGCGCTCACGACGCTTGGGCCCGCACGTCGCACTGCAAGCAATGCCGAAGTCGCTGCGTTTGTGGACGCCTTCAAAGGCTATTTCACACGCAAATATGGCAGGCGTTTCAACGAGTTCGTGGGCGGTCAGATCATCGTCGAAGGCTCGCGCAGCGCAAAAAGCAACGTCGAGGTTCAATCCACCGCCAAGCTGCGCGGCTCTGCGCCGTTCAAGGTGACTTGGTTGGTTTCAGACAAATCCGGTAGCCCGAAGATTTTCAACATTGTGATCGAAGGCGTGAACACCCTGACGTCCGAGCGTGCCGAAATAGGCGCAATGCTGGACAAGCGTCGTGGTGATATCGGCGCGTTGACCGCCGACCTCAAAAAGCTGGGCTAA